In one Oreochromis aureus strain Israel breed Guangdong linkage group 2, ZZ_aureus, whole genome shotgun sequence genomic region, the following are encoded:
- the eda gene encoding ectodysplasin-A isoform X1, protein MARDGSSAEDFPDKVMPIAAPCTCSKKCRSRSSSVVFLGLFLLSLTLHAVTLVCYLDLRSQVKREIIHQKRDSVMTLAGSDLADPAEVLSLGHPVRLDSGSSRGGESREEKLLYRKADFHGTEDNRGITQRAKRSPGKEPETESTGKEKRKEKKRAKKRPVPGPPGPPGPPGPQGPPGIPGIPGIPGSNVVGPAGPPGPPGPQGPPGAQGPAGVPDKGKTKEFQPAVVHLQGQETTIQVREDLSQGILKNWKMVSIHHRVFKMHSRTGQLEVLLDGVYFIYSQVEVYYLNFTDIASYDVMVDSSPFLRCTCSIETGQRKFNTCYTAGVSPLRAGQKIYIRIAHEYTLINMTNHTTFLGSVRLGEAPSAGQNG, encoded by the exons ATGGCACGCGATGGTTCATCCGCGGAGGATTTCCCGGACAAAGTGATGCCCATAGCGGCTCCGTGCACGTGCAGCAAGAAGTGCAGGAGTCGGAGCAGCAGTGTTGTGTTCCTGGGATTATTCCTGCTGTCGCTGACCCTTCACGCTGTCACCCTCGTCTGCTATTTGGACCTCCGGTCCCAGGTCAAAAGGGAAATTATTCACCAGAAGCGGGACTCAGTGATGACACTGGCGGGGAGTGACCTGGCTGACCCGGCGGAGGTGCTCTCGCTCGGCCACCCAGTCCGACTGGACTCCGGCAGCAGCCGCGGAGGAGAGAGTCGTgag GAGAAGTTACTGTACAGAAAAGCTGACTTCCACGGCACAGAGGATAACAGGGGCATAACTCAGCGAGCGAAAAGAAGCCCCGGCAAGGAGCCAGAAACAG AATcaactggaaaggaaaaaaggaaagagaagaaaagag CGAAAAAAAGGCCTGTGCCAGGACcgcctggccctcctggtcccCCAGGCCCACAGGGGCCACCGGGTATCCCTGGAATCCCAGGTATTCCAGGAAGCAATGTTGTCGGGCCTGCAGGGCCCCCAGGACCTCCTGGGCCACAAGGACCGCCAGGCGCTCAAGGTCCAGCAG GGGTTCCTGACAAGGGCAAAACAAAGGAATTCCAG CCAGCAGTGGTTCACTTGCAGGGGCAGGAAACGACGATCCAAGTGAGAGAAG ATCTGTCTCAAGGCATCCTTAAGAACTGGAAGATGGTGTCCATCCATCACCGCGTGTTTAAAATGCACTCTCGCACTGGGCAGCTAGAGGTGCTGTTGGACGGTGTCTACTTCATATATAGTCAGGTAGAA GTGTACTACCTCAACTTCACTGACATTGCCAGCTATGATGTGATGGTGGACTCCAGCCCGTTCCTCCGCTGTACTTGCAGCATTGAGACGGGCCAGCGCAAGTTCAACACCTGCTACACGGCTGGTGTGAGCCCGCTCCGCGCCGGCCAAAAGATCTACATACGCATAGCTCATGAGTACACACTCATCAATATGACCAACCACACCACTTTCCTGGGAAGTGTCAGACTTGGAGAGGCTCCATCTGCTGGACAGAACGGATAA
- the eda gene encoding ectodysplasin-A isoform X2: protein MARDGSSAEDFPDKVMPIAAPCTCSKKCRSRSSSVVFLGLFLLSLTLHAVTLVCYLDLRSQVKREIIHQKRDSVMTLAGSDLADPAEVLSLGHPVRLDSGSSRGGESREEKLLYRKADFHGTEDNRGITQRAKRSPGKEPETESTGKEKRKEKKRAKKRPVPGPPGPPGPPGPQGPPGIPGIPGIPGSNVVGPAGPPGPPGPQGPPGAQGPAGVPDKGKTKEFQPAVVHLQGQETTIQVREDLSQGILKNWKMVSIHHRVFKMHSRTGQLEVLLDGVYFIYSQVYYLNFTDIASYDVMVDSSPFLRCTCSIETGQRKFNTCYTAGVSPLRAGQKIYIRIAHEYTLINMTNHTTFLGSVRLGEAPSAGQNG, encoded by the exons ATGGCACGCGATGGTTCATCCGCGGAGGATTTCCCGGACAAAGTGATGCCCATAGCGGCTCCGTGCACGTGCAGCAAGAAGTGCAGGAGTCGGAGCAGCAGTGTTGTGTTCCTGGGATTATTCCTGCTGTCGCTGACCCTTCACGCTGTCACCCTCGTCTGCTATTTGGACCTCCGGTCCCAGGTCAAAAGGGAAATTATTCACCAGAAGCGGGACTCAGTGATGACACTGGCGGGGAGTGACCTGGCTGACCCGGCGGAGGTGCTCTCGCTCGGCCACCCAGTCCGACTGGACTCCGGCAGCAGCCGCGGAGGAGAGAGTCGTgag GAGAAGTTACTGTACAGAAAAGCTGACTTCCACGGCACAGAGGATAACAGGGGCATAACTCAGCGAGCGAAAAGAAGCCCCGGCAAGGAGCCAGAAACAG AATcaactggaaaggaaaaaaggaaagagaagaaaagag CGAAAAAAAGGCCTGTGCCAGGACcgcctggccctcctggtcccCCAGGCCCACAGGGGCCACCGGGTATCCCTGGAATCCCAGGTATTCCAGGAAGCAATGTTGTCGGGCCTGCAGGGCCCCCAGGACCTCCTGGGCCACAAGGACCGCCAGGCGCTCAAGGTCCAGCAG GGGTTCCTGACAAGGGCAAAACAAAGGAATTCCAG CCAGCAGTGGTTCACTTGCAGGGGCAGGAAACGACGATCCAAGTGAGAGAAG ATCTGTCTCAAGGCATCCTTAAGAACTGGAAGATGGTGTCCATCCATCACCGCGTGTTTAAAATGCACTCTCGCACTGGGCAGCTAGAGGTGCTGTTGGACGGTGTCTACTTCATATATAGTCAG GTGTACTACCTCAACTTCACTGACATTGCCAGCTATGATGTGATGGTGGACTCCAGCCCGTTCCTCCGCTGTACTTGCAGCATTGAGACGGGCCAGCGCAAGTTCAACACCTGCTACACGGCTGGTGTGAGCCCGCTCCGCGCCGGCCAAAAGATCTACATACGCATAGCTCATGAGTACACACTCATCAATATGACCAACCACACCACTTTCCTGGGAAGTGTCAGACTTGGAGAGGCTCCATCTGCTGGACAGAACGGATAA